From the Photobacterium sp. GJ3 genome, one window contains:
- the malT gene encoding HTH-type transcriptional regulator MalT, protein MWIPSKLTRPARLHNAILRPRLLDLLQHAPAYRLVLFRSPAGYGKTTMAAQWLNEHPHTGWFNLDDNDNDPFRFANYLLQALNKASQDACLKTKAMAERRQFACLSTLFSELFAELQDYPHQTYLVLDDYHVIHNEDIHDGMRFFLKHMPDEMTLVVTSRSQPPLGTANLRVRDLLIEADHESLAFDEEETTRFFSKRVANEIETTALSNLRAQVEGWPSALQLIALHAQQRPNHLAESALSLAEFNRSHLWDYLAEEVFDLLDEDTRSFLLHCSVLDMFNAELVMDLTGRSDALIKLETLNRIGLFISPLEGADNWFRFHHLFAEFLRHKRHAHIPEQRKELHNKAALAWLNQNSPQQALYHVKKSQNHSLMVEILSDHGWQMFHHGELRILEDCIASLDKVLLFSSPRLILLRLWLAQSQHRYNEVGDLIAESEAEMLANHIQLDDALQGELNALRAQVAINQGKPEDALLLSEQALGQLPATTYRSRIVATSVVGEVHHCLGNLNRALPMMQQTEKMARQYHVYHQALWALLQQSEILLAQGAVQPAYELLEQGFKLVKDQHLHQVPMHEFLLRLKAQILWCWNRLDEAEEAALKSLDVLAPYDDTKSLQAYSMLARIAMTRGEQDKAARYLQRCNDLMARADFHIDWRANADIAKLLYWQQCNDTSSIQQWLEQAEEPDGSCNHFQQQQWRNLALAQLLTGNIEEAHRILTILLDSCEKHALVTDRNRNLILLATICKRAGNRETALKHLAEALHLTNSTGMVGNFLIAAADIQDLLQTLIDDKMLNELSMHRARHLLREMNSKEKHRLVHFDEAFVEKLLNLPDLPELIRTSPLTQREWQVLGLIYTGYSNEQIATELDVAATTIKTHIRNLYQKLNIANRNEAIETAQELLSLMGYQVS, encoded by the coding sequence ATGTGGATACCTTCTAAGCTGACTCGCCCTGCGCGATTGCACAATGCGATATTACGCCCCAGATTGCTGGATCTGCTGCAACATGCCCCCGCCTACCGGCTGGTGCTGTTTCGGTCTCCGGCTGGCTATGGCAAAACCACCATGGCTGCGCAGTGGCTGAATGAGCATCCGCATACCGGCTGGTTCAATCTGGACGACAATGACAACGATCCCTTTCGCTTTGCCAACTATCTGCTTCAGGCACTGAATAAAGCGTCTCAGGATGCTTGCCTGAAGACCAAAGCCATGGCAGAACGTCGCCAGTTTGCCTGCCTCAGTACCCTGTTCAGCGAACTCTTCGCAGAACTGCAGGATTACCCGCACCAGACGTATCTGGTGCTGGACGATTATCATGTGATTCACAACGAAGACATTCATGATGGTATGCGCTTTTTCCTTAAGCACATGCCGGATGAAATGACACTGGTTGTAACGAGCCGCAGTCAGCCTCCGCTGGGCACTGCCAACCTGCGGGTCCGGGATCTGCTCATCGAAGCCGATCATGAATCTCTTGCATTTGATGAAGAGGAAACCACGCGGTTTTTCAGCAAACGTGTCGCGAATGAGATCGAAACCACCGCACTAAGTAACCTTCGTGCACAAGTTGAAGGCTGGCCGTCAGCCCTTCAGCTCATCGCGCTGCACGCTCAGCAGCGCCCGAATCATCTCGCCGAATCAGCCCTGTCACTCGCAGAATTTAATCGAAGCCACCTGTGGGATTACCTCGCGGAAGAAGTCTTTGATTTACTCGATGAAGACACCCGCAGTTTCCTGCTGCATTGCTCAGTGCTCGATATGTTCAATGCCGAATTAGTCATGGATCTGACGGGTCGCAGCGATGCCCTGATCAAACTCGAAACACTCAATCGCATCGGGCTCTTTATCAGCCCGCTGGAAGGTGCCGATAACTGGTTCCGTTTTCATCATCTGTTTGCTGAATTCCTGCGCCACAAACGCCACGCTCACATCCCGGAACAGCGAAAAGAACTGCACAACAAAGCCGCACTGGCCTGGCTGAATCAGAACAGTCCGCAGCAGGCGCTTTACCATGTGAAAAAAAGTCAGAATCATTCTTTAATGGTTGAGATTCTGTCTGACCATGGCTGGCAGATGTTCCATCATGGTGAACTGCGCATACTTGAAGACTGTATTGCTTCGCTGGATAAAGTCTTGCTGTTCAGCAGCCCGCGCCTGATTCTGCTGCGACTCTGGCTGGCACAAAGTCAGCATCGCTACAACGAAGTGGGCGATCTGATTGCAGAATCTGAAGCAGAAATGCTGGCCAATCACATTCAGCTGGATGATGCCCTGCAGGGTGAACTGAATGCGTTACGTGCGCAGGTTGCCATCAATCAGGGCAAACCCGAAGACGCTCTCTTGCTGTCTGAACAAGCGCTGGGCCAGTTGCCTGCAACCACCTACCGCAGCCGGATTGTGGCGACTTCCGTGGTGGGGGAAGTCCATCACTGTCTGGGGAATCTGAACCGCGCATTACCGATGATGCAACAAACCGAAAAAATGGCGCGTCAGTATCATGTGTATCATCAGGCACTCTGGGCACTGTTGCAGCAAAGTGAAATTTTGCTGGCGCAAGGCGCTGTACAGCCTGCTTACGAGTTACTGGAGCAAGGATTCAAACTGGTCAAAGATCAGCATTTGCACCAGGTCCCCATGCACGAGTTCCTGTTGCGATTGAAAGCACAGATCCTGTGGTGCTGGAACCGGCTGGATGAAGCAGAAGAAGCCGCGCTGAAAAGTCTGGATGTGCTCGCCCCTTACGATGACACCAAATCGCTGCAGGCATACTCCATGCTCGCCCGGATAGCGATGACCCGGGGGGAGCAGGACAAAGCCGCGCGCTATCTGCAACGCTGCAATGATCTGATGGCGCGTGCAGATTTTCACATTGACTGGCGTGCCAATGCCGACATTGCCAAACTGCTGTACTGGCAACAGTGCAACGACACCAGCAGTATCCAGCAATGGCTGGAACAAGCAGAAGAACCGGACGGCTCGTGTAACCATTTTCAGCAGCAACAATGGCGAAACCTGGCATTAGCCCAGCTACTGACTGGCAATATTGAAGAAGCACATCGGATTCTGACCATATTGCTGGACAGTTGTGAAAAGCACGCGCTGGTCACCGACAGAAACCGAAACCTGATTCTGCTGGCAACCATTTGCAAGCGGGCAGGCAATCGGGAGACGGCGCTGAAACATCTGGCAGAAGCCCTGCATCTGACCAACAGCACAGGCATGGTTGGGAACTTTCTGATCGCAGCGGCAGATATTCAGGATCTGTTGCAAACCCTGATCGACGACAAAATGCTCAATGAGTTATCAATGCACCGGGCGCGGCATTTACTTCGTGAAATGAACAGCAAAGAAAAACACCGTCTGGTCCACTTCGATGAGGCATTTGTCGAAAAACTACTGAATCTGCCGGATTTACCGGAACTGATCCGCACCAGCCCGCTGACACAGCGTGAATGGCAGGTGCTTGGACTCATTTATACCGGCTACAGTAACGAACAGATTGCCACTGAACTGGACGTGGCGGCAACGACAATCAAAACCCATATCCGGAATCTGTATCAAAAACTGAATATCGCCAATCGCAACGAGGCGATTGAGACCGCACAGGAATTACTCAGCCTGATGGGCTATCAGGTTTCCTGA
- a CDS encoding ABC transporter ATP-binding protein yields MIELTGLTKHYGNTPVVKDASALFPKGEVTSIIGPNGAGKSTLLSMASRLTQSDAGEVVIAGTPLSQWDSKALSKRLAVLRQSNNINMRFKVRELVAFGRYPHSQGRLTPEDNRIIDEALDHLGIREIQDRFIDELSGGQRQMAFIAMVVAQDTDYIFLDEPLNNLDIRHSVDIMMTLRRLAKDMHKAVVIVIHDINFSSCYSDNIIAMKRGEIVASGKVHDVIEKTIMEEMYEIPFDIKEIDGQRICLYYGG; encoded by the coding sequence ATGATCGAATTAACCGGATTGACCAAACATTACGGCAACACCCCTGTAGTCAAAGATGCGTCAGCGCTTTTTCCTAAAGGTGAAGTCACATCCATTATCGGCCCGAATGGTGCCGGTAAAAGCACCCTGCTTTCCATGGCCAGCCGACTGACCCAAAGCGATGCCGGTGAAGTCGTGATTGCTGGCACACCGCTCTCACAATGGGACAGCAAAGCGCTGTCGAAGCGTCTGGCTGTCCTGCGACAATCCAATAACATCAACATGCGGTTCAAAGTCCGTGAACTGGTGGCCTTTGGTCGTTATCCGCATTCGCAGGGGCGGCTGACGCCTGAAGATAACCGTATTATCGATGAAGCCCTGGATCATCTGGGGATCCGTGAAATTCAGGATCGCTTTATCGATGAACTCAGTGGTGGTCAGCGACAGATGGCCTTTATTGCCATGGTCGTTGCACAAGATACAGACTATATCTTTCTCGATGAGCCGTTAAACAATCTGGATATCCGTCATTCCGTGGACATCATGATGACGCTTCGCCGACTCGCAAAAGACATGCACAAAGCTGTGGTGATCGTGATTCACGATATTAATTTCAGTTCATGCTATTCAGATAACATCATTGCGATGAAACGCGGTGAAATTGTCGCCAGTGGCAAAGTCCATGACGTGATCGAAAAAACGATCATGGAAGAAATGTACGAGATCCCGTTTGATATCAAAGAAATCGACGGCCAGCGGATCTGTCTGTACTACGGTGGATAA
- a CDS encoding glycogen/starch/alpha-glucan phosphorylase: MQNQPQALSFDKAAFQASVKQHLLTTYAQTPATASARHWYLAMSRALAETSTGNLIDTEQHLAATDCRSVNYLSLEFLIGRLTGNNLISLDLYAPVAEAMAELGQNLTDLLEEERDPALGNGGLGRLAACFMDSLAAQEFPAVGYGLHYEYGLFRQSFDQGRQMEAPDGWRGQEGYPWEIQRPELNQTAGFYGRVEVYTDEQGAQRRRWVPGMQVEGVAWDLPVIGYQNHSVYPLRLWECRAPVPFRLAPFNEGDYVGAQAAAIEAGNITKVLYPNDNHDQGKTLRLMQQYFHCACSVADILRRHLAAGHPIEALAAQETIQLNDTHPTIAIPELMRILLDEHQLSWEAAWSICNQVFAYTNHTLLPEALETWSEALIAELLPRHLEIIFEINHRFMAEVEAKWPGRDDIKQKLSVIQEGGQRMVRMANLCVIGSYAVNGVAALHSELVKRDLFPEFDALFPGKLQNVTNGVTPRRWLKFCNPALSQLIDEKIGTGWPAQLSQLSALADFADDAEFQQRYMAVKKANKQRLADWVADNLGIALDTDAIFDVQIKRLHEYKRQHLNLVHILSLYHRLLNDPQFEMTPRVFIFAAKAAPGYALAKEIIFAINKVAEQVNNDPRLGGKLKVVFIPDYRVSLAEIIIPAADVSEQISTAGKEASGTGNMKLALNGALTVGTMDGANVEIREEVGDDNIFIFGLLVDEVLELKQQGYQPARYYESDSLLKASLDLLLGDTFTPGEPDALAGIRHNLLEGGDPYFVLADFADYVSAQERIDEAYRDQAGWARKAILNTALVGKFSSDRSIRDYVNNIWQLEAVKR; this comes from the coding sequence ATGCAGAATCAACCTCAGGCGCTTTCTTTTGATAAAGCCGCATTTCAGGCTTCGGTAAAACAACATCTTCTGACGACTTATGCCCAGACGCCGGCAACAGCCAGTGCCCGTCACTGGTATCTGGCGATGAGTCGTGCCCTGGCTGAAACCAGCACGGGTAACCTGATTGACACGGAGCAACATCTGGCAGCGACTGATTGCCGCAGTGTGAATTATCTTTCTCTGGAATTTTTGATCGGTCGCCTGACCGGCAACAACCTGATCAGTCTGGATCTGTATGCGCCTGTGGCTGAAGCGATGGCTGAGCTGGGTCAGAACCTGACCGATTTGCTGGAAGAGGAGCGAGATCCTGCGCTTGGGAATGGCGGACTAGGGCGCTTGGCTGCCTGCTTTATGGATTCTCTGGCTGCGCAGGAATTTCCTGCAGTGGGCTATGGTCTTCACTATGAATACGGTCTGTTTCGGCAGTCATTCGATCAGGGCCGCCAGATGGAAGCGCCGGATGGCTGGCGCGGACAGGAAGGCTACCCATGGGAGATTCAACGCCCGGAACTGAACCAGACAGCAGGTTTTTATGGCCGGGTTGAAGTGTATACCGATGAGCAGGGCGCACAGCGACGCCGCTGGGTGCCAGGTATGCAGGTTGAAGGTGTGGCCTGGGATCTGCCTGTGATCGGCTACCAGAATCACAGTGTCTATCCGCTGCGTTTGTGGGAGTGTCGTGCCCCGGTGCCTTTCCGTCTCGCACCGTTCAATGAGGGGGATTACGTCGGGGCGCAAGCAGCCGCGATTGAAGCCGGCAATATCACCAAGGTGCTGTACCCGAATGACAATCATGATCAGGGCAAAACGCTGCGACTGATGCAGCAGTACTTCCATTGTGCCTGTTCAGTTGCAGATATTCTGCGTCGCCATCTGGCTGCGGGTCATCCGATTGAAGCGCTGGCTGCGCAGGAAACGATTCAGCTGAATGACACACACCCGACCATCGCGATCCCTGAGCTGATGCGGATCCTGCTGGATGAGCATCAACTGAGCTGGGAAGCTGCATGGTCGATTTGCAATCAGGTGTTTGCTTACACCAACCACACATTGCTCCCGGAAGCGCTGGAAACCTGGAGCGAAGCCTTGATTGCTGAGCTGTTACCCCGTCATCTGGAAATCATCTTTGAAATCAACCACAGATTTATGGCTGAAGTGGAAGCGAAATGGCCGGGACGAGATGACATCAAACAGAAACTGTCGGTGATTCAGGAAGGCGGTCAGCGTATGGTGCGCATGGCAAACCTCTGTGTGATTGGCAGTTATGCAGTGAACGGTGTGGCAGCACTGCATTCGGAGCTGGTGAAGCGCGATCTGTTCCCGGAATTTGATGCGTTATTTCCAGGAAAACTGCAGAACGTCACGAATGGTGTGACACCACGTCGCTGGCTGAAATTCTGTAACCCGGCTCTGAGCCAGCTGATTGATGAGAAAATTGGAACGGGCTGGCCGGCGCAGTTATCGCAGTTGTCTGCCCTGGCTGATTTTGCAGATGATGCTGAATTCCAGCAGCGTTATATGGCGGTCAAAAAAGCGAACAAGCAGCGCCTGGCAGACTGGGTTGCAGACAATCTGGGCATTGCACTGGATACTGATGCGATTTTTGATGTTCAGATTAAACGTCTGCACGAGTACAAGCGTCAGCATCTGAATCTTGTTCATATTCTGTCGCTGTATCATCGTCTGCTGAATGATCCGCAGTTTGAGATGACGCCCCGGGTCTTCATTTTTGCTGCAAAAGCAGCGCCGGGTTATGCGCTGGCGAAAGAGATTATTTTTGCCATCAATAAAGTGGCTGAGCAAGTGAACAACGATCCGCGTCTGGGCGGTAAGCTCAAGGTGGTCTTCATTCCGGATTACCGGGTCAGTCTGGCTGAAATCATCATCCCGGCGGCAGATGTCTCCGAGCAGATTTCAACGGCAGGCAAAGAAGCCTCTGGCACCGGGAATATGAAGCTGGCACTGAATGGCGCCCTGACGGTCGGGACCATGGATGGCGCCAATGTGGAAATCCGTGAAGAAGTGGGTGATGACAATATCTTCATCTTTGGGTTGCTGGTGGATGAAGTGCTTGAGCTCAAGCAGCAGGGCTATCAGCCCGCGCGTTACTACGAGTCTGACAGCTTGCTGAAAGCTTCGTTGGATCTGCTGCTGGGTGACACCTTTACACCGGGTGAACCGGATGCATTGGCTGGCATTCGCCACAATCTGCTGGAAGGCGGTGATCCTTACTTCGTTCTGGCAGATTTTGCGGATTATGTCTCTGCTCAGGAACGGATTGATGAGGCCTATCGTGATCAGGCGGGCTGGGCAAGAAAAGCCATTCTGAATACTGCGCTGGTCGGCAAGTTCAGCTCAGACCGAAGTATTCGTGATTATGTGAACAATATCTGGCAGCTTGAGGCTGTGAAACGCTGA
- the malQ gene encoding 4-alpha-glucanotransferase: protein MRTEKVLKTVARQAGLAESYISAWGEDTPVSEETLARLLAAMGYDVSSDATLEASAARIQPREVLAPVQVIHQGEPIQVELMLGRSARVSDFSWRLVTEQGEVMEGWLQSQLVSDDRAQGGSLRVALPELPLGYHQLEMYRKRRQSPYQMTLIVTPTACFKQPALVQGKKLWGPSVQLYSVRTGHNWGIGDFGDLKQLVSDVAAQGGDFVGLNPIHSLFPANPEGASPYSPSSRRWLNIIYIDVCAVPEFAQCDEALQLVGSDAFQQRLNAARESNWVNYSEVACLKMAVLPMLFSTFKQRHLKAETARSCAFLAFVENGGESLMHQAAFDALHAELKATDEHVWGWPVFPEPYRQFDSAAVQQFIERHPDQVQLYMYLQWLADTQLAEAQQLAEEKGMVMGLYRDLAVGVCDSGAETWADQGALCQDVSVGAPPDILGPLGQNWGLPPFNPQQLRKMAYQPFIDLLQSNMRHCGALRIDHVLGLLRLWWIPKGESAKQGAYMYYPVDDLMAILALESHRHQCTVIGEDLGTVPDEIVDKLATAGIHSYKVFFFETAEDGGYYSPAHYAEQSMSALCTHDMPTLRGFWHCDDLKLGRELGLYPDEAQLKGLFDGRAESKQRILDSVNWHGFLPDNVGRDAMSVPMDQALSESLQLHLAAGASALLSLQLEDWLEMDKPVNIPGTVDEYPNWRRKLSANLEDLFNRPNIQALSKRLTAARAKASQKTE from the coding sequence ATGAGAACAGAAAAGGTCTTGAAAACAGTCGCCCGGCAGGCTGGGCTGGCTGAAAGTTACATCAGCGCCTGGGGTGAAGACACCCCGGTCAGTGAAGAAACGCTGGCCCGATTACTGGCAGCGATGGGGTATGACGTCAGTAGTGATGCAACACTGGAAGCCTCTGCTGCCCGCATTCAGCCACGGGAGGTACTGGCACCGGTCCAGGTGATCCATCAGGGAGAGCCGATTCAGGTTGAACTGATGCTGGGGCGCAGTGCCCGCGTCAGCGATTTCAGCTGGCGGCTGGTGACGGAACAGGGCGAAGTGATGGAAGGCTGGCTGCAATCACAGCTGGTTTCTGATGATCGTGCGCAGGGCGGGAGCTTGCGTGTCGCCTTACCTGAGTTGCCGCTGGGTTATCACCAGTTAGAAATGTATCGCAAGCGTCGCCAGTCGCCTTATCAGATGACGCTGATTGTGACGCCAACTGCGTGTTTCAAGCAGCCTGCACTGGTACAGGGTAAAAAATTGTGGGGGCCGAGTGTCCAGCTGTATTCCGTGCGAACCGGCCACAACTGGGGCATTGGTGATTTTGGCGATCTGAAACAACTGGTTTCGGATGTCGCTGCGCAGGGCGGTGATTTTGTCGGGCTGAACCCGATTCACTCCTTGTTTCCGGCCAACCCGGAAGGGGCAAGTCCGTACAGCCCATCGTCACGTCGCTGGCTGAATATTATCTACATTGATGTGTGTGCCGTGCCGGAGTTTGCTCAATGCGATGAAGCGCTGCAACTGGTCGGTAGTGACGCATTCCAGCAACGACTCAATGCTGCCCGGGAGAGTAACTGGGTGAATTACAGTGAAGTTGCCTGCCTGAAAATGGCAGTGCTGCCCATGCTGTTCAGCACTTTTAAACAACGTCATCTCAAGGCTGAAACGGCTCGCAGTTGTGCATTTCTGGCCTTCGTGGAAAACGGCGGCGAGAGCTTAATGCATCAGGCGGCCTTTGATGCGCTGCATGCAGAATTGAAAGCGACTGATGAGCATGTCTGGGGCTGGCCGGTTTTCCCGGAACCATACCGTCAATTCGACAGTGCGGCTGTGCAGCAGTTTATCGAAAGACATCCGGACCAAGTTCAGCTTTACATGTATTTGCAGTGGCTGGCGGATACCCAGCTTGCGGAAGCGCAGCAACTGGCTGAAGAAAAAGGCATGGTCATGGGCTTGTATCGTGACCTGGCCGTCGGCGTGTGTGATTCCGGCGCGGAAACCTGGGCGGATCAGGGCGCGCTGTGTCAGGACGTGAGTGTCGGCGCACCACCGGATATTCTGGGGCCACTGGGTCAGAACTGGGGCTTGCCGCCATTTAACCCGCAACAATTGAGAAAGATGGCATATCAGCCGTTTATTGATTTGTTGCAGTCGAACATGCGTCATTGTGGTGCGTTGCGAATTGACCATGTCTTGGGGCTACTCCGCCTGTGGTGGATCCCGAAAGGCGAGTCCGCCAAGCAGGGGGCTTATATGTATTATCCGGTGGATGATCTGATGGCCATTCTTGCGCTGGAAAGTCACCGCCATCAATGTACGGTGATTGGGGAAGATCTGGGAACGGTGCCGGACGAGATTGTCGATAAACTGGCAACGGCGGGTATTCATTCATACAAAGTCTTCTTCTTCGAAACTGCTGAAGATGGGGGATATTACTCACCGGCGCACTATGCTGAACAGTCAATGTCGGCATTATGTACCCATGATATGCCGACATTGCGTGGCTTCTGGCACTGTGACGATCTCAAACTTGGCCGGGAACTGGGGCTGTATCCGGATGAGGCGCAGTTGAAGGGGTTGTTTGATGGCCGGGCGGAGAGCAAACAGCGCATTCTCGACAGCGTGAACTGGCATGGATTTCTGCCGGACAATGTCGGCCGGGATGCGATGTCTGTCCCGATGGATCAGGCACTCAGCGAAAGCCTGCAACTTCATCTGGCAGCCGGTGCCAGTGCGCTGCTGAGCTTGCAGCTGGAAGACTGGCTGGAAATGGACAAGCCGGTCAATATTCCGGGGACAGTCGATGAATATCCGAACTGGCGACGAAAGTTGTCGGCCAATCTGGAAGATCTGTTTAATCGACCGAACATTCAGGCGCTGAGCAAACGGCTGACTGCAGCGCGGGCAAAAGCCTCTCAGAAAACGGAGTAG
- a CDS encoding autotransporter domain-containing protein, whose protein sequence is MKCAHRCHGVWIPVVLLTATASQTWADSSQSSFVSSVSDEVMNSLTTIANDVRVDKPSQKESLHPAVSLFSSPLALYPGDVSSRTSSIREDSRSRSFYPTAYAEPEYAQTSYFDNSQGGLGTYMRVARAQPQLTLNQSPIGRTQPVVTDGYSLTMGGDYLLNNNYLFGLALGMPTYRSADYDNEQGSDIDGLVASGYFSYFENEWFLDFTASYALIDTDMERQVNMYSDPVVSSMDDADSDVWVFTLGAATWSIIPMLRSRWKVPYSTHCLIRIAITSGCRKAIRIMSFRR, encoded by the coding sequence ATGAAATGCGCACATCGCTGTCACGGTGTCTGGATACCTGTTGTTCTGCTCACAGCCACGGCATCTCAAACCTGGGCCGACAGCAGTCAATCCAGTTTTGTCAGTTCAGTTTCAGATGAAGTGATGAACTCACTCACCACGATTGCGAACGATGTCCGTGTTGATAAACCCAGCCAGAAAGAATCCCTACACCCGGCGGTCAGCCTGTTTTCTTCTCCTTTAGCGTTGTATCCCGGTGATGTCAGCAGCCGGACCAGCAGTATTCGTGAAGACAGCCGATCCCGCAGCTTCTATCCAACCGCTTATGCAGAACCTGAGTACGCGCAAACCTCGTATTTTGACAACTCTCAGGGCGGATTGGGGACCTATATGCGAGTTGCTCGCGCGCAGCCACAGCTGACATTGAATCAGTCACCTATTGGGCGCACACAACCTGTGGTCACGGATGGTTATTCCCTGACCATGGGGGGAGATTATTTGCTGAATAACAATTACCTGTTTGGTCTGGCGCTCGGCATGCCAACCTATCGATCTGCGGATTACGATAACGAGCAGGGCAGTGATATTGATGGCTTGGTGGCATCCGGGTACTTCAGTTACTTCGAAAACGAATGGTTTCTGGATTTCACCGCCAGTTACGCGCTGATCGATACGGATATGGAGCGTCAGGTGAATATGTACAGCGATCCTGTGGTCAGCAGTATGGATGATGCAGACTCTGATGTCTGGGTGTTCACATTAGGGGCGGCTACGTGGTCGATTATCCCTATGCTAAGGTCGCGCTGGAAAGTTCCGTACAGTACACATTGTCTGATCAGGATCGCTATAACGAGCGGCTGTCGAAAGGCAATTCGAATTATGTCATTTCGCAGGTAG
- the glgB gene encoding 1,4-alpha-glucan branching protein GlgB has protein sequence MAALRHPSTQYHQMGAQPMHIQGPQGPVCGVRFVVYAPNASAVSVVGDFNNWDSHINPMSALAGGYWACFVEGLETGARYKFEIRDISGQSLPHKADPWGYHAEQYPSFASLVYDHNTYSWGDATWQQRPVTAKHEQPLSIYELHPGSWRCHENGDHLTYLELADVLIPYLVDMGYTHVELMPVSEHPFYGSWGYQPVGLFAPTSRYGTPDDLKSLIDQCHQAGIGVILDWVPAHFPADDHGLAMFDGTALFHDPDPRRGWHPDWQSYIYDYGREHVRRFLVANALYWFEHFHIDGLRVDAVASMLYLDYSRQPGDWIPNAEGGNINHDAVSLLKWMNEEVYSRYPNAMTIAEESTTFPGVSRPTYAGGLGFGFKWNMGWMHDSLSYIRQDPVHRRHHHGTLTFPLVYAFSENYVLSLSHDEVVYGKGSLLNKMPGDEWQQTANLRAFLGYMYGQPGKKLNFMGTEIAQSAEWDHDGTLAWHHLQYARHQGVQRLVKDLNHLYRETPALYELDCDPSGFAWRVSDDAEQSVIAHERRSKQGDTVLVVSNFTPVPREDYVIPVSVAGTYDVLLNSDDTTYWGSGLPIPTQVISQYHEGQQAHQVRLSLPPLSTLFYTNRSQ, from the coding sequence ATGGCAGCCCTGCGTCACCCTTCGACCCAGTATCACCAGATGGGGGCGCAACCAATGCATATTCAGGGCCCGCAAGGGCCCGTTTGCGGCGTTCGTTTTGTGGTGTATGCCCCGAATGCTTCTGCCGTGAGTGTGGTGGGGGATTTCAACAACTGGGATAGTCACATCAATCCGATGTCTGCGCTGGCGGGCGGGTACTGGGCGTGCTTTGTCGAGGGACTTGAAACGGGAGCGCGGTACAAATTTGAGATCCGCGACATATCGGGACAGTCACTGCCGCATAAGGCGGATCCCTGGGGTTACCATGCGGAGCAATATCCGTCGTTTGCATCGCTGGTTTATGATCACAACACGTATTCATGGGGCGATGCGACCTGGCAGCAGCGTCCGGTCACGGCTAAACATGAACAGCCGTTGTCGATCTATGAACTGCATCCGGGTTCCTGGCGATGCCATGAAAACGGGGACCATCTGACGTATCTGGAACTTGCTGACGTCTTGATCCCTTATCTGGTTGATATGGGATATACCCATGTGGAGCTGATGCCGGTTTCCGAACATCCATTTTACGGGTCCTGGGGATATCAGCCGGTTGGCTTGTTCGCACCGACCAGCCGGTACGGCACGCCGGATGATCTGAAAAGCCTGATCGATCAATGTCATCAGGCGGGTATCGGTGTGATTCTCGACTGGGTTCCGGCGCATTTTCCGGCAGATGATCACGGGCTGGCCATGTTTGACGGTACTGCCCTGTTTCATGACCCGGATCCGCGCCGGGGATGGCATCCCGACTGGCAAAGTTATATCTATGATTATGGCCGTGAGCATGTCCGCCGATTTCTGGTGGCCAATGCACTGTACTGGTTCGAGCATTTTCATATTGACGGACTACGGGTCGATGCCGTGGCCTCCATGCTGTATCTGGATTATTCCCGTCAGCCCGGCGATTGGATTCCCAATGCAGAAGGCGGGAACATCAACCATGATGCCGTCAGCTTGCTGAAATGGATGAATGAAGAAGTTTACAGCCGTTATCCGAATGCAATGACTATTGCCGAAGAATCGACGACCTTTCCCGGTGTGTCGCGTCCGACCTATGCGGGCGGGTTGGGCTTTGGGTTTAAATGGAATATGGGCTGGATGCATGACAGCCTCAGCTATATCCGGCAGGATCCGGTTCATCGCCGTCATCATCACGGGACGCTGACGTTTCCTCTGGTGTATGCCTTCAGCGAGAATTACGTGTTGTCGCTTTCTCATGATGAAGTGGTGTACGGCAAAGGTTCTCTGCTGAACAAGATGCCGGGAGATGAATGGCAGCAAACGGCAAACCTCAGAGCTTTTCTGGGCTACATGTACGGTCAGCCGGGGAAGAAGCTGAATTTCATGGGGACTGAAATTGCTCAGAGTGCGGAATGGGATCATGACGGTACACTGGCGTGGCATCATCTGCAGTATGCGCGTCATCAGGGCGTGCAGCGACTGGTGAAAGATTTGAATCATCTGTACCGGGAAACGCCAGCATTATATGAACTTGACTGTGATCCATCCGGTTTCGCGTGGCGGGTCTCAGACGATGCTGAACAGAGTGTGATTGCGCATGAGCGCCGGTCGAAGCAAGGGGATACTGTGCTGGTGGTCAGTAATTTTACCCCGGTGCCTCGCGAGGATTATGTGATTCCGGTCTCTGTGGCGGGCACGTATGATGTGTTGCTGAACTCAGACGATACCACATACTGGGGCAGTGGCCTGCCAATCCCAACGCAGGTTATCTCTCAATACCATGAGGGGCAACAAGCGCATCAGGTGCGTCTGTCATTACCGCCGTTGTCGACCTTATTTTATACCAATCGCAGTCAATAA